Proteins encoded within one genomic window of Macadamia integrifolia cultivar HAES 741 unplaced genomic scaffold, SCU_Mint_v3 scaffold577, whole genome shotgun sequence:
- the LOC122069318 gene encoding uncharacterized protein LOC122069318 has protein sequence MGRLHRRYEKATMWEGKVTPRVMVKLNKVQQEARHCRCQPVGEGQFEVLDRFGNRFVINLNHYRCNCRVWESTSIPCLHAAASISYIRGELVNYCDPFFSIGKYLDTYKEMIHPLPDLAVLKDDAPNERVLPPNLKRLPGRPHKIRKREAREALPSDFRKRSSSIRCDICKKEGHNRRTCPRVRDAK, from the coding sequence ATGGGTAGGCTACATAGAAGGTATGAGAAGGCAACCATGTGGGAGGGTAAAGTAACACCAAGGGTTATGGTGAAGTTGAACAAGGTTCAGCAAGAAGCAAGGCATTGTAGGTGTCAACCGGTAGGTGAAGGTCAATTTGAGGTCTTAGATAGATTTGGAAATAGATTTGTGATTAATTTGAACCATTACAGATGTAATTGTAGAGTTTGGGAAAGCACTAGTATACCTTGTCTCCATGCTGCAGCTTCTATATCATACATAAGGGGAGAGTTGGTTAACTATTGTGATCCATTTTTCAGTATTGGAAAATACTTAGATACATACAAAGAGATGATCCATCCACTTCCAGATTTGGCAGTGTTGAAGGATGATGCTCCTAATGAGAGAGTACTACCACCAAATCTGAAGAGGTTACCAGGTAGACCTCATAAAATCAGGAAAAGAGAAGCAAGAGAAGCACTTCCTTCAGATTTCAGGAAGAGATCATCATCAATTAGGTGTGACATCtgcaagaaggaaggacacAATAGGAGGACATGCCCGAGGGTTAGAGATGCTAAGTAG
- the LOC122069319 gene encoding lipase-like PAD4 — translation MGGEMFETSETLAEFLASTPLLTESWKLCNLANTTAPHSFIVDQIGDVGYVAFSGVQLVTGDNSCGDNLVAFESDGVSNGPFSSSFNREDGEEPAMVHSGFFNIFLNMSHSRIFQSQMMAVMNRSKAVIITGHSIGGTTASLAALWLLSHLRSISSPLSVLCITFGSPLLGNESLSKAILREGWGGKFCHVVSKDDIVPRLLFAPIASISQQLNYLLQLWQFSMTSPQLGQLAMQLPEEAKIEFYHYILSHVAAAAAEGECSMKSSYRPFGSYLLCSEKGAVCVENATAVVQMLHLMFIRSSMNSIIDDHLKYGEAVEKISLQFLKSRSFTEGVLPDSSYEVGISLALEASGIVGQDLVAEHAKECLKMAKQMCRRPNMNSAYLAISLSKVTPYRAEIEWYKSLCDKSDDQMGYYDSFKFRGVSKRDFKVNMNRLKLAGFWDNVIQKLDSNEFPHDFHIRAKWVNASQFYKTLVEPLDIAEYYRTGMHKTKGHYLMYGRERRYVIFDRWWANRKEGGEDNGKRSKYAGLTPDSCFWAKVEEARDYLENAKSEEDPSKLIRLWENLNKFELYSSRLVENKEVSKDVVAKNSSYSLWVAEWNELKYLFPQISYQFPRK, via the exons atgGGAGGTGAAAT GTTTGAGACTAGTGAGACCTTAGCAGAGTTTCTTGCTTCGACACCATTGCTAACAGAATCATGGAAGCTTTGCAACCTTGCCAACACTACGGCGCCTCATAGTTTCATCGTAGATCAAATCGGAGACGTGGGTTATGTAGCTTTTTCCGGCGTACAATTGGTCACCGGAGATAACTCATGCGGAGATAATTTGGTGGCTTTTGAATCTGATGGAGTTAGTAATGGCCCTTTTTCATCTTCCTTCAAtagagaagatggagaagagcCTGCTATGGTTCATTCAGGGTTCTTCAATATCTTCTTAAATATGTCTCACAGTCGAATCTTCCAGAGTCAG ATGATGGCAGTGATGAACAGAAGCAAGGCAGTGATTATTACAGGACACTCAATTGGAGGAACAACTGCCTCTCTTGCAGCTCTTTGGTTGCTCTCTCATTTACGCTCAATTTCATCTCCCTTGTCTGTCCTCTGCATCACCTTTGGGTCTCCACTGTTAGGGAATGAGTCTCTCTCGAAAGCAATTCTCAGAGAAGGATGGGGAGGCAAGTTCTGTCATGTGGTCTCAAAGGATGATATTGTTCCAAGACTACTCTTTGCACCAATAGCCTCCATTAGTCAACAACTTAACTATTTACTACAGCTTTGGCAGTTCTCCATGACATCTCCACAGTTGGGTCAATTAGCAATGCAATTACCTGAGGAGGCTAAAATTGAATTCTACCATTACATCTTGAGCCATGTCGCAGCAGCGGCAGCAGAAGGAGAATGTTCAATGAAGAGTTCATATAGGCCATTTGGGAGTTATCTTTTGTGTTCTGAAAAAGGAGCAGTTTGTGTTGAGAATGCAACAGCTGTTGTTCAAATGCTACATTTGATGTTTATAAGGAGTTCGATGAATTCTATCATCGATGATCATCTCAAGTATGGAGAAGCTGTAGAGAAAATCTCACTGCAGTTTCTAAAAAGCAGAAGCTTCACAGAAGGGGTTCTTCCTGATTCAAGCTATGAAGTTGGGATTTCACTAGCATTGGAGGCCTCTGGGATAGTAGGCCAG GACTTGGTTGCTGAGCATGCCAAGGAATGCCTAAAGATGGCAAAACAGATGTGTCGAAGACCAAACATGAATAGTGCTTACCTTGCCATTAGTTTATCCAAGGTAACACCATATAGAGCTGAAATTGAGTGGTATAAGTCCCTGTGTGACAAATCTGATGATCAAATGGGCTACTATGACTCCTTCAAGTTCAGAGGAGTTTCCAAGAGAGACTTTAAGGTGAACATGAACCGACTCAAGCTCGCTGGTTTTTGGGACAATGTAATTCAGAAGCTGGACAGTAATGAGTTCCCTCATGATTTTCACATACGAGCAAAGTGGGTCAATGCATCTCAGTTCTACAAAACCCTTGTTGAGCCTTTAGACATTGCAGAATATTATAGGACTGGGATGCACAAGACCAAAGGTCATTATCTGATGTATGGGAGGGAGAGGAGATATGTGATCTTTGATAGATGGTGGGCGAATAGAAAAGAAGGTGGTGAAGATAATGGGAAGAGGAGCAAGTATGCAGGGCTGACACCAGATTCTTGCTTTTGGGCAAAAGTGGAGGAGGCAAGAGATTATTTAGAGAATGCAAAGAGTGAGGAAGATCCATCAAAGTTGATTAGACTTTGGGAGAACTTGAACAAGTTCGAATTATATAGTAGTCGATTAGTTGAAAACAAGGAGGTTTCTAAAGATGTTGTGGCAAAGAATTCAAGCTATAGTTTGTGGGTGGCAGAATGGAATGAGTTAAAATACTTGTTTCCCCAAATCTCTTATCAGTTCCCTAGGAAATGA